CGATGGATTTCCAAACGGAAACATCCCGTCGGTATTATACCGAGTGTTGCAAAAAAATTACCGTTCATGCCATATTCGTTGATGGATATATTTTGTCGGTATTTTCCATTACTATTACCGATGGATATATTTCATCGGTATTTGACAAggaattctaaaatatttattttcctttccacAATCACCTACGGATATTCTGTTGGAAACACAGATGGAGTTGTTCCTTTGGTAAAAATTCTTGtgggtaaatgtttttttttcttgcgcGCTTTGCCATCTGTAATATCGTCGGTGTTCTGtcagtatttgtttttttttaaattatcaacaaaattgACGACGGAATGGAAAATTACCGATGATCAAAATTTCGACAAACAGATTCCATGGAATTAGACCTTAGTTCACTAGCATTTATGAGAAAATTTATATCTGATTTCAATTCCTCAGGTCGTCCTTTGAACCTCTTAATACAGGGGAAAATATAAACCTTGATGGTAGATAGTATTTTGTATTTGTCTCATCCTACTCTCATTGGTTTCATGATTATATATTCATTCATGCATAGCTTTCCTGAGGTCTCTTAAGCTTGCTTAGATAGCGTTTGGGAATGCGGTGCAAACCAcattctcaaaaaaatttaattttttttttaataaaaatttaatacggttttgtatgtttggatcgttttgacgtgctgatgtcaaaaataaattttttttttaaaaaaacattattggcatgcatttcaaacacaaaaaagttatttgaaaagcaaaccgcttaccacactgccaaacacgcttttagtttaataaattatagagtgatgaagtcatgaaaaaaatttagataaaaattaagctttcCATGATTAAACACAActattttattgaaaactttAAAAGATAGAAATACAATTCCTAGAAAAAATCCGGAGATTATCTGATATTAGATAGCTTATCAGCCACGATATATTTGAAGGCTAACAAGCATCACAGGGAGAAAAAACACATCCCAAGCCAGGCACAACAAAGTACCCTCAGAATACAAACATATTACAGGCGCAACCAAGTGCTAGCCTTGTTTGAGACATaaatcacacaaaaacaaaacataagtaTAACATAACACAGGAAATAACACCTCCATGTCTATAGCTACTCAAGCCCAAGCTTCTTCCTCACCATCACAGCGAAATCATAGAGTATCTGAGGATCTTTTAGAGACTTGGACACGCTCTCTTTCTGCAAGCACCTCTTACAGCAAGCAATAAGCTTCGGACAGTCAGCTTCTATATTGAAGTTGCCGATGGTTTCATAGGCATAAAACCAGCAATAGAAAGGAAGTAGTGCTACATCAACGTAGCCGAGGGTCTCGCCCCCAAAGTAAGGCTTGTCTCCAAGCTCTCCTTCCAAAAGCTTGAGGCTGTCAATGAAATCCTTCTTGGCTGCCTCCTGATCTTCTCCGTTTGTTGTCCATATCTTCCTCCCAAAGTCATAGATCTACAGATTCATATCACACCATTGTAAAACAAATTAGTGACTTTTTGGAATCACAGAGGTCAACGGTTGTACCAGTACTTGTAATTTCTGTCTAGCCAATAACTGTTACAGAGGGTAGAAATTCAAATACGGCTAATGCAGCAACTAATTAAGATGGTGTGTAACGTCTTATTTACTTTGCTGCGTTGAAAGTGACAAATAATTAAGTAATAGACGGAAGGCTCAtcgtgactttttttttttaatcaagggAAGTTCACCAATAGGAAAACCTCAATAATGTCACCATCgatgatatatttttggatACTTGAAGGTGACTACTGACTACCCACCAATATAACAAAAGCATCATCACCCAAGCCCAAAATCTTATCCTTAATCcaataaatatgatatttt
This genomic interval from Populus alba chromosome 1, ASM523922v2, whole genome shotgun sequence contains the following:
- the LOC118040127 gene encoding probable glutathione S-transferase gives rise to the protein MAGDQVTLLDFWSSPFGMRVRIALAEKGVKYEYSEQDLRNKSDLLLQMNPVHKKIPVLVHDGKPVCESLIIVQYIDEVWKDKAPLMPSDPYERAQSRFWADFVDKKIYDFGRKIWTTNGEDQEAAKKDFIDSLKLLEGELGDKPYFGGETLGYVDVALLPFYCWFYAYETIGNFNIEADCPKLIACCKRCLQKESVSKSLKDPQILYDFAVMVRKKLGLE